One segment of Tamlana crocina DNA contains the following:
- a CDS encoding VOC family protein: MVGWFEIPVSDMGRAKAFYEAVFKVKIEIHDFAGMLMGWFPFSEGKEGAAGTLIKQETYIPSQEGTLVYFMSDDVQIELDRIEAAGGKIYQPKTEISPEYGFMAVFIDTEGNRVALHSKK, from the coding sequence ATGGTAGGGTGGTTCGAAATTCCGGTTAGTGATATGGGGCGAGCCAAAGCATTTTACGAAGCGGTTTTTAAAGTGAAAATAGAAATTCACGATTTTGCTGGGATGCTTATGGGGTGGTTTCCGTTTAGTGAAGGCAAGGAAGGTGCCGCCGGAACTTTGATAAAACAGGAAACTTACATTCCAAGCCAAGAGGGAACTTTGGTGTATTTTATGAGTGACGATGTGCAAATTGAATTGGACCGTATTGAAGCTGCTGGCGGAAAAATTTATCAACCAAAAACAGAAATTTCACCCGAGTACGGTTTTATGGCCGTGTTTATAGATACCGAAGGGAATAGGGTGGCATTGCATTCTAAAAAATAA
- a CDS encoding LysR family transcriptional regulator, translated as MDYQLELRHITYFLAVANELHFRKAADKLFISQPGLSRQIKDMESHLGITLFNRHNRQVKLTPAGAYLKTELTKNLNNLNTILNHAKLLDTGKDGKLNFGYVGSAMQRIIPDLLLKFTQNHPNILFSLKEMENNKQVEGLLSQDIDIGFVRLERVPRGLKTKAVLKEPFCLVLPEKHPIDHSNFKNLSQFKTEHFILFDAEYSSSYYEKVMEIFDDSGFTPLISHNTIHAGSIYKLVENNFGVSIVPKSLQIENHPNIKFIELHKIRQRTVLSAVWNKDNQNPILNEVLALIHKKIIK; from the coding sequence ATGGATTATCAATTAGAATTAAGGCATATTACCTATTTTTTGGCCGTTGCCAACGAATTGCATTTTAGAAAAGCGGCCGATAAACTGTTTATCTCACAACCAGGGCTAAGCCGACAGATTAAAGACATGGAAAGCCACTTGGGCATTACCCTTTTTAATAGACACAATAGACAAGTAAAATTGACGCCTGCCGGAGCTTACCTTAAAACCGAGCTTACCAAAAATCTAAACAACCTAAATACCATTTTAAACCACGCCAAACTGCTCGACACTGGAAAAGACGGCAAGTTGAATTTTGGTTACGTAGGTTCAGCCATGCAAAGAATCATTCCCGATTTACTGTTGAAATTCACCCAAAACCATCCCAATATTTTGTTCAGCTTAAAGGAAATGGAAAACAACAAACAGGTCGAAGGCTTGCTTTCGCAGGATATCGACATTGGTTTTGTGCGTTTGGAACGCGTGCCGAGAGGCCTCAAAACAAAAGCCGTTTTAAAAGAGCCTTTTTGTTTGGTGTTGCCCGAAAAGCATCCTATTGATCATTCCAATTTTAAAAATCTATCGCAATTCAAAACCGAACATTTCATCTTGTTTGATGCCGAATACAGCTCATCTTACTACGAAAAAGTCATGGAAATTTTTGACGATAGTGGTTTCACGCCATTGATTAGCCACAATACTATTCATGCGGGTTCCATCTATAAATTGGTGGAAAATAATTTTGGGGTGTCCATCGTACCGAAATCGCTTCAAATAGAAAACCACCCAAACATAAAGTTTATTGAACTCCACAAAATCAGGCAACGTACCGTGCTTTCAGCCGTTTGGAACAAAGACAACCAAAACCCCATTTTAAACGAAGTACTTGCCTTGATTCACAAGAAAATCATAAAATAG
- a CDS encoding DEAD/DEAH box helicase has translation MSTFQDLGLSDNLLQAITDLGFETPSEVQEKAIPLLLDSEEDLVALAQTGTGKTAAFGFPMLQKIDINSRTTQGLILSPTRELCLQIANEMKLYGKYCKGLNVVAVYGGASITEQAREVKRGAQIIVATPGRMKDMINRRLVDISKIEYSVLDEADEMLNMGFKEDITDILSHTPAEKSTWLFSATMPKEVAAIAKNFMHNPNEITVGRKNESTTNVSHEYYLVNARDRYQALKRLADANPDIFSVVFCRTKRDTQKVAEKLIEDGYNAGALHGDLSQNQRDLVMNAFRKNQIQMLVATDVAARGIDVDDVTHVINYQLPDEIETYTHRSGRTGRAGKTGVSMVIVSKSEVRKIKSIERIIKRQFEKKDIPNGMEICEVQLMSLANKIHNTEINHEIDKYLSSINQLFEDTSKDELIKKLFSVEFTRFFNYYNKAQDLNVSGGTNDGERQGSSNGSTRYFINVGGKDGYDWMSLKDFLREQLDLGRDDVFKVETKDSFSFFNTENELREKVLAHFTDFKHDGRFVNVEVSENRGGGGGRRRDGKKGGKRRNGEKSFGSKNGKRRSEGKAKPRRSGNSEFASSRPRRSRR, from the coding sequence ATGAGCACATTTCAAGATTTAGGTCTTAGTGACAACCTATTGCAAGCCATAACCGATTTAGGCTTTGAAACCCCCAGCGAAGTACAAGAAAAAGCCATTCCGCTTTTATTGGATTCAGAAGAAGATTTAGTAGCCTTGGCACAAACTGGCACCGGAAAAACCGCTGCATTTGGTTTCCCGATGCTGCAAAAAATAGATATAAATAGCCGCACTACACAAGGGCTGATTTTATCACCAACCCGCGAGCTATGTTTACAAATCGCCAACGAAATGAAACTTTACGGTAAATACTGTAAAGGATTGAACGTTGTGGCCGTTTACGGTGGTGCCAGCATTACCGAACAAGCCAGGGAAGTGAAACGTGGCGCACAAATAATTGTGGCAACTCCAGGCCGAATGAAAGATATGATCAATCGTCGATTGGTCGATATTTCTAAAATCGAATATTCTGTTTTAGATGAAGCCGATGAGATGCTGAACATGGGCTTTAAGGAGGATATTACCGATATTTTATCACACACTCCAGCAGAAAAAAGCACCTGGTTGTTTTCGGCTACCATGCCAAAAGAAGTGGCGGCCATTGCCAAAAACTTTATGCACAACCCCAACGAAATTACCGTTGGAAGAAAAAACGAAAGTACCACAAACGTATCGCACGAATATTATTTGGTTAATGCGCGCGACCGCTACCAAGCCCTAAAACGATTGGCCGATGCAAACCCCGATATTTTTTCGGTAGTGTTCTGTAGAACAAAACGCGACACCCAAAAGGTAGCCGAAAAACTGATTGAAGATGGTTACAACGCAGGAGCTTTACACGGTGATTTAAGCCAAAACCAACGCGATTTGGTGATGAACGCTTTCCGTAAAAACCAAATACAAATGTTGGTAGCTACCGATGTAGCCGCCCGTGGTATTGATGTGGACGACGTTACCCACGTAATAAACTACCAATTACCAGACGAGATTGAAACCTACACCCACCGTTCTGGGCGTACCGGTCGTGCCGGAAAAACAGGTGTTTCGATGGTGATTGTATCAAAAAGTGAGGTGCGCAAAATAAAGAGTATCGAGCGCATCATTAAACGTCAGTTCGAGAAAAAGGACATCCCGAATGGTATGGAAATTTGCGAAGTGCAATTGATGTCGCTTGCCAATAAAATCCACAACACCGAAATCAACCACGAAATAGATAAGTATTTGTCGAGCATCAACCAATTGTTTGAAGACACTTCAAAAGATGAATTGATTAAAAAACTGTTTTCGGTTGAATTTACACGCTTCTTCAACTATTATAACAAAGCCCAGGATTTAAATGTTTCGGGCGGTACCAACGATGGTGAACGCCAAGGAAGCTCAAACGGTTCTACCCGTTATTTCATTAACGTGGGCGGAAAAGACGGCTACGATTGGATGAGCTTAAAAGATTTCTTAAGGGAGCAATTGGATTTGGGTCGCGACGATGTCTTTAAAGTAGAAACCAAAGACAGCTTTTCATTTTTTAACACCGAAAACGAATTGCGCGAAAAAGTGTTGGCGCATTTCACCGACTTTAAGCACGACGGCCGTTTTGTAAACGTTGAAGTTTCAGAAAACCGTGGCGGCGGTGGCGGCAGGAGACGCGATGGCAAAAAGGGCGGCAAACGCCGAAATGGAGAAAAATCATTCGGTAGCAAAAATGGAAAGCGCCGTTCAGAAGGCAAAGCCAAACCAAGACGCTCCGGCAACAGTGAATTCGCGAGCTCAAGGCCAAGACGTTCCAGACGTTAA
- a CDS encoding glycosyltransferase family 4 protein, whose translation MAKKLLIIGFVWPEPKSSAAGSRMMQLIHFFKSENYQITFASACAKTEWAFPLETIGVDAVAIELNHSSFDDFVKTLNPDMVLFDRFMVEEQYGWRVTEQCPNALKVLDTEDLHSLRKGRQQACKDEKPFSKTYLFNDTAKREIASIYRCDLSLIISEAEMEILKADFKVDSELLVYLPFMLEGISGEKIKTLPKFEERQHFITIGNFLHEPNYNAVLYLKQTIWPMIRKKLAKSELHIYGAYASQKINQLHNEKEGFLIKGFAEEVNKVMQNAKICFAPLRFGAGLKGKLIDAMQNGTPCIMSTIASEGMFGNLPENGFVEDGPTTFAEKAIRLYQNESLWKSKQQNGFEVINTRFDKTEHQKKLLEVISETIKVLPEKRQNNFIGQMLQHHSLQSTKFMGKWIEEKNKKS comes from the coding sequence GTGGCTAAAAAACTTCTTATTATCGGCTTTGTTTGGCCAGAACCCAAAAGTTCTGCAGCTGGAAGCCGGATGATGCAGCTTATTCATTTTTTTAAATCTGAAAATTATCAAATCACTTTTGCCTCTGCCTGTGCCAAAACCGAGTGGGCTTTTCCGTTGGAAACCATAGGCGTGGATGCTGTTGCAATAGAATTGAACCATTCCAGCTTTGATGATTTTGTAAAAACATTGAACCCCGATATGGTACTTTTTGACCGTTTCATGGTCGAGGAACAGTACGGTTGGCGCGTTACCGAACAATGCCCCAATGCCTTGAAAGTTTTAGATACCGAAGATCTGCACAGCTTACGAAAAGGACGACAACAGGCTTGCAAAGATGAGAAGCCTTTCAGTAAAACGTATCTGTTTAACGATACCGCAAAACGTGAAATAGCTAGTATTTACAGGTGCGATTTGAGTTTGATTATTTCAGAGGCTGAAATGGAAATTCTGAAAGCCGATTTTAAAGTTGATAGTGAATTGTTGGTGTATTTGCCTTTTATGTTGGAAGGCATTTCAGGAGAAAAAATTAAAACCTTGCCAAAATTTGAAGAACGCCAACATTTCATAACTATTGGTAATTTCCTGCACGAACCCAATTATAATGCGGTTTTATATTTAAAGCAGACGATTTGGCCAATGATTAGAAAGAAACTTGCAAAATCCGAATTGCATATTTACGGTGCTTATGCTTCACAAAAAATCAACCAATTGCATAATGAAAAAGAAGGTTTTTTGATAAAAGGTTTTGCTGAAGAAGTGAATAAAGTGATGCAAAACGCAAAAATATGTTTTGCTCCGCTAAGGTTTGGTGCCGGATTAAAAGGAAAATTGATTGATGCCATGCAAAATGGAACGCCTTGTATAATGAGTACGATAGCTTCTGAAGGTATGTTCGGGAATCTTCCGGAGAATGGTTTTGTTGAAGACGGCCCCACAACATTTGCCGAAAAGGCCATTCGGCTTTACCAAAATGAATCGCTTTGGAAGTCCAAACAGCAAAACGGATTTGAGGTTATTAACACCCGTTTTGATAAAACAGAGCATCAAAAGAAGCTTTTAGAAGTCATTTCTGAAACAATAAAAGTGCTACCCGAAAAACGCCAAAACAACTTCATTGGGCAAATGTTGCAACACCACTCGTTGCAAAGCACTAAGTTTATGGGGAAATGGATTGAAGAGAAAAACAAAAAATCATAA
- a CDS encoding heme-binding domain-containing protein, which yields MKIIKKIVLALLILFVVAQFFGPEKNQGDLSSIEPFLAETNPPEDVKLILKETCYDCHSDYTRYPWYNNITPLNYWLNHHVEDGKKHFNVSNWEGNSLKRKDHKFEELIEMVEDKEMPLKSYTWTHGEANLTDAQIESVVNWAKMVRFKYSMVEEPQ from the coding sequence ATGAAAATTATAAAAAAAATAGTATTAGCGTTACTGATTTTATTTGTGGTGGCACAGTTTTTCGGACCAGAGAAAAACCAAGGCGATTTAAGTTCCATCGAGCCTTTTTTGGCCGAAACCAATCCGCCCGAAGATGTTAAATTAATTTTAAAGGAAACCTGTTATGATTGCCATAGCGATTATACCAGATACCCTTGGTACAACAATATCACCCCCCTAAATTATTGGTTAAACCACCATGTTGAAGATGGTAAAAAACATTTTAATGTTTCAAATTGGGAAGGAAATTCATTAAAACGAAAAGACCATAAATTTGAAGAACTGATTGAAATGGTTGAAGATAAAGAGATGCCGCTAAAATCATACACTTGGACGCATGGTGAAGCCAACTTAACCGATGCGCAAATCGAATCGGTGGTTAATTGGGCAAAAATGGTTCGCTTTAAATACAGCATGGTTGAAGAACCACAATAG
- a CDS encoding carboxypeptidase-like regulatory domain-containing protein gives MPKSILFLLFILPLIAISQNVTGKIYDAETTVKGAKIYNKNINETTNSNESGDFSIKASVNDSLVFSSLFHEEKLVVVTQNHFNHIVVFELKKIVNNLDEVLLSERIKEKAFQSGQYSADLGLQIANDIKNNPHLYSPQSGNLDFIEIAGLIKNLLFKGKKNKAPKSKPINYKSLDSLFSNSDFFTENLLVNDLKVPKQYRFLFFYYCDNKQIDNTLLLETNSVILLDTLIKCSSEFAKIISEYEK, from the coding sequence ATGCCGAAATCAATACTTTTTTTACTTTTCATTTTACCGCTTATAGCCATTTCGCAAAATGTAACGGGGAAAATATATGATGCCGAAACCACCGTAAAGGGCGCAAAAATTTATAATAAAAATATAAATGAAACTACTAATAGCAACGAGTCAGGAGATTTTTCTATAAAAGCTAGCGTAAACGATTCGTTAGTATTTTCATCACTTTTTCATGAAGAAAAGCTCGTTGTAGTTACCCAAAACCATTTTAACCACATTGTAGTTTTTGAATTAAAAAAAATAGTAAATAACCTTGACGAAGTCCTTCTTTCGGAAAGAATCAAGGAAAAAGCATTCCAATCGGGTCAATATTCGGCCGATCTTGGTTTGCAAATTGCCAACGACATTAAAAACAATCCGCATTTATACAGCCCACAAAGTGGCAACTTAGATTTCATTGAAATAGCTGGTCTAATAAAAAATTTACTGTTTAAAGGCAAAAAGAATAAAGCTCCCAAAAGCAAACCTATAAATTACAAATCGTTGGATTCGTTATTTTCAAATAGTGATTTCTTTACCGAAAACCTTTTGGTAAACGATTTAAAAGTACCCAAACAATACAGGTTCTTATTTTTTTATTATTGCGACAACAAACAGATTGACAACACGCTTCTTTTGGAAACGAACAGTGTAATTTTACTTGATACGCTTATAAAATGCAGCAGTGAATTTGCGAAGATTATTTCGGAATACGAAAAATAA
- a CDS encoding carboxypeptidase-like regulatory domain-containing protein — MKNYLILFAFLMVCSVGMAQEQAEKVLGVVINASDDKPLENVHIVNLNQVIGTTTNSKGEFQISAKANDTLHFSFLGFKSIKVRVTNDWLKFGSSKIELTELALALEEVVVNQLKLTGYLEVDIKQVPDINNNYRYSISGLEGTGYEASKKSGLTKVIGSIFNPADFLHRMFGKKPNELRKLKKMKEDDEIRNLLASRFDREMLMVLLNVDRVDLDEIVSQCNYSKGFIQTANDLQILDAISGCYEEYKLLSRSRRL, encoded by the coding sequence ATGAAGAACTACCTAATACTTTTTGCATTTTTAATGGTTTGCTCGGTGGGTATGGCCCAAGAGCAAGCAGAAAAAGTATTGGGTGTTGTTATCAATGCTTCGGACGACAAACCTTTGGAAAACGTTCATATTGTTAACCTCAATCAAGTTATCGGAACCACAACCAACAGCAAGGGTGAGTTTCAAATTTCCGCGAAAGCGAACGATACGCTACACTTTTCCTTTTTAGGTTTTAAATCGATAAAAGTGCGTGTTACCAACGACTGGCTGAAGTTTGGAAGCTCAAAAATTGAATTGACCGAACTCGCTTTGGCTTTGGAAGAAGTGGTTGTTAACCAATTGAAACTTACGGGCTATTTGGAAGTGGACATCAAACAAGTGCCAGACATCAACAACAATTACCGTTACAGTATTTCCGGTTTGGAAGGTACGGGTTACGAAGCCAGCAAAAAGTCAGGGTTGACCAAAGTGATCGGTTCTATTTTCAACCCGGCCGATTTTCTGCACCGCATGTTCGGAAAAAAACCCAACGAACTGCGTAAGCTGAAAAAAATGAAGGAAGACGACGAAATCCGGAATTTATTGGCGTCGCGTTTTGACAGGGAAATGCTTATGGTATTGCTGAATGTTGACCGTGTTGATTTGGATGAAATTGTGAGCCAGTGCAACTACTCGAAAGGCTTTATACAAACCGCCAACGATTTGCAAATACTTGATGCCATTAGTGGTTGCTACGAAGAATACAAGTTATTGAGCCGTAGCCGTAGATTATAG
- a CDS encoding NAD-dependent deacylase, whose protein sequence is MKHLVVLTGAGMSAESGIKTFRDADGLWEGHDVMEVATPEGFAANPELVLDFYNQRRRQLFEVAPNQAHFDLAALEKRFKVSIITQNVDDLHERAGSTNVTHLHGELLKARSTFNTENILEWKTDIVLGDLCEKGHQLRPHIVWFGEEVPMIEKAMQICETADILMIIGTSMQVYPAAGLMHYVPQNTPTYFIDPKPNIASNKNLTVIAETATAGVKKAIESL, encoded by the coding sequence ATGAAACACCTAGTTGTACTTACCGGAGCCGGCATGAGTGCCGAAAGCGGTATAAAAACCTTTAGAGATGCGGATGGGTTATGGGAAGGCCATGACGTTATGGAAGTGGCCACGCCCGAAGGTTTTGCCGCCAACCCCGAGCTGGTTTTAGATTTTTACAACCAACGCCGAAGACAGCTTTTTGAAGTAGCCCCCAACCAAGCCCATTTCGATTTGGCTGCACTTGAAAAGCGTTTTAAAGTGAGTATTATCACCCAAAATGTGGACGACTTGCACGAACGCGCCGGAAGCACAAACGTGACGCACTTGCACGGCGAACTTTTAAAAGCACGCAGTACGTTTAACACCGAAAACATTCTAGAATGGAAAACGGATATCGTTTTGGGCGACCTATGTGAAAAAGGCCATCAGTTACGTCCGCACATTGTTTGGTTTGGGGAAGAAGTCCCCATGATAGAAAAGGCCATGCAGATTTGTGAAACCGCCGATATTTTAATGATTATTGGCACCTCGATGCAAGTATATCCCGCGGCAGGATTGATGCATTATGTCCCTCAAAACACCCCAACATATTTTATTGACCCCAAACCCAATATAGCTAGCAACAAAAATTTAACTGTTATTGCCGAAACGGCTACAGCAGGAGTAAAAAAGGCTATAGAATCACTATAG
- the hutH gene encoding histidine ammonia-lyase, protein MQAKLSDYAISKINDSRAKVEKMTNSPKAIYGINTGFGPLCDVKISPKETGLLQKNLLLTHAVGVGKPISKELSKIMMICKVHALCRGFSGIRLEVVERIIYFVENDLLPVVPEQGSVGASGDLAPLAHLFLPLIGEGEFWVGSEIVPARRVLKTFDLEPLQLAAKEGLALINGTQFILTHAITGLCKMKYLLDLADVAGAMSLEGYQGSESPFKELLHSLRPFKGSLEVAERMRMLFKDSKNIKSHENCERVQDPYSMRCIPQVHGASRNAYYHLKELTTVEMNSVTDNPIVLSDTEAISGGNFHGQPLAMALDYTTLAASELGNISDRRCYLLLEGKYGLPRLLTSSGGLNSGFMIPQYTTAALVSENKSLCFPASADSIPTSLGQEDHVSMGSISCRKFNQVLGNIEKILAIELMYAAQSMEFRRPNTFSLILEQNFKIVRSKVAKLEDDRILKDDINALVGLVENRKFVVK, encoded by the coding sequence ATGCAGGCCAAGCTAAGCGATTATGCCATTTCAAAAATAAACGATAGCCGCGCGAAGGTTGAAAAAATGACCAATTCGCCCAAGGCGATTTATGGCATAAATACTGGCTTTGGGCCGTTATGCGATGTTAAGATTTCACCCAAGGAAACGGGGCTGTTGCAAAAGAATTTATTGCTCACACATGCCGTTGGCGTAGGGAAACCCATTTCAAAGGAACTGAGCAAAATCATGATGATTTGCAAAGTACATGCCTTGTGTCGTGGGTTTTCAGGCATTCGTTTGGAGGTGGTCGAGCGCATTATTTATTTTGTAGAAAACGATTTGTTGCCCGTGGTGCCCGAGCAAGGTTCGGTTGGTGCTTCGGGCGATTTAGCGCCATTAGCACATTTATTTTTGCCTTTAATTGGCGAAGGCGAATTTTGGGTAGGTAGTGAAATAGTGCCTGCTCGTCGGGTTTTAAAAACCTTTGATTTAGAGCCACTTCAATTGGCCGCCAAAGAGGGATTGGCCCTTATAAATGGCACCCAGTTTATTTTGACGCATGCCATAACCGGATTGTGCAAAATGAAATATTTGCTCGATTTGGCCGATGTTGCTGGGGCCATGAGTTTGGAAGGCTACCAAGGTAGTGAGTCGCCGTTTAAGGAATTGTTGCATAGTCTCCGTCCGTTTAAGGGTAGCTTAGAGGTCGCCGAGCGTATGCGCATGTTGTTCAAGGACTCCAAAAATATAAAGTCGCACGAAAATTGTGAACGGGTGCAAGACCCTTATTCCATGCGTTGCATACCGCAAGTACATGGGGCATCCAGAAATGCTTATTATCATTTAAAGGAGTTGACAACCGTTGAAATGAATTCGGTAACCGATAACCCCATTGTGTTGAGCGACACCGAAGCTATTTCGGGCGGCAATTTCCACGGGCAACCGTTGGCCATGGCGCTCGATTATACAACTCTGGCAGCTTCCGAATTGGGAAATATTTCAGACAGACGTTGCTATTTGCTCCTCGAGGGCAAATACGGATTGCCACGATTACTCACTTCCAGTGGCGGGTTGAATTCAGGATTTATGATTCCGCAGTACACGACTGCAGCTTTGGTTTCAGAAAATAAGTCTTTGTGTTTTCCCGCTTCCGCTGATAGCATTCCAACGTCATTAGGGCAGGAAGACCACGTGTCTATGGGGAGTATTTCCTGTAGAAAATTCAATCAAGTTTTAGGAAATATTGAAAAAATATTGGCGATAGAATTGATGTACGCCGCTCAGTCCATGGAATTTAGGCGTCCCAATACGTTTTCGTTGATTTTGGAACAGAATTTTAAAATTGTAAGAAGCAAAGTGGCCAAATTGGAGGACGATAGAATTTTAAAAGACGATATAAACGCACTGGTTGGGTTGGTTGAAAACCGAAAATTTGTAGTAAAATAA
- a CDS encoding adenylosuccinate lyase, with protein sequence MTTAQLYDELNYVNHSREKRLHYANLILANTDLFPKLMDILFRVDDKISVRAAWVFEYMCNQNIEVIIPYLGTFTSNMKQVHLDPAVRPVAKICELLAVAYTSKDDNEIKHALTDKHKERIIETCFDYMINDEKIAPKAYSMNTLFLLGKDYDWVHPELALILERDFQMQSSGFKARARHILKKLKKG encoded by the coding sequence TTGACTACCGCACAACTTTACGACGAATTAAATTATGTAAACCATTCGCGTGAAAAAAGGTTGCATTATGCCAACTTAATTCTTGCCAACACAGATTTGTTTCCAAAACTTATGGACATTCTTTTTAGGGTAGATGATAAAATTTCCGTGCGTGCGGCTTGGGTTTTCGAATACATGTGTAACCAAAACATTGAGGTGATTATTCCGTATTTGGGCACCTTTACGTCAAATATGAAGCAAGTCCATTTAGACCCGGCCGTGCGCCCCGTTGCCAAAATTTGTGAATTGTTGGCCGTGGCTTATACTTCAAAAGATGATAATGAGATAAAACACGCCCTAACCGATAAACACAAAGAGCGTATTATCGAAACCTGTTTTGATTACATGATCAACGACGAAAAAATTGCACCAAAGGCCTACTCTATGAACACCTTATTCCTGCTGGGTAAAGATTACGACTGGGTACACCCCGAACTCGCCTTAATTTTAGAGCGCGATTTTCAAATGCAAAGCTCAGGCTTTAAAGCCAGAGCACGGCATATTTTGAAGAAGTTGAAAAAGGGTTAA
- a CDS encoding RNA methyltransferase, translating to MIDINLIEHLESYLTENRRERFKKVLAQRTKHFTVATEDVYQLHNTSAVIRSCDVFGIQEVNIVEEQNTKRIDREIAMGAQKWVDLNRYHSVKSCIADLKQKGYQIVATTPHTNDCVLHEFDVTQKSCFFFGRETEGLSQEVLDAADCYLKIPMSGFTESLNISVSAAIILQHVTTKLKQTDINWQLSETELLEKRLDWSKKTIKSYDEIVERYLKS from the coding sequence ATGATAGACATAAACCTTATTGAGCATTTAGAATCCTATTTAACCGAAAACCGGCGCGAACGTTTCAAGAAAGTGCTGGCACAGCGCACAAAACATTTTACGGTCGCTACCGAAGATGTTTATCAACTGCACAACACCAGTGCTGTTATCCGTAGCTGCGACGTGTTTGGTATCCAGGAGGTGAATATTGTTGAAGAACAAAACACCAAACGGATTGACCGCGAAATAGCCATGGGAGCACAAAAATGGGTAGATTTAAATCGTTACCATTCAGTGAAAAGTTGCATTGCAGATTTAAAACAAAAAGGCTATCAAATAGTGGCTACCACACCTCATACCAATGATTGCGTGTTGCATGAATTCGATGTAACCCAAAAATCTTGTTTTTTCTTCGGAAGGGAAACCGAAGGACTTTCGCAGGAAGTATTGGATGCCGCCGATTGCTATTTAAAAATCCCCATGTCTGGATTTACCGAAAGTTTGAATATCTCGGTTTCGGCCGCTATTATTTTGCAACATGTTACCACGAAACTCAAACAAACCGATATCAATTGGCAGCTTTCGGAAACTGAATTGCTTGAAAAACGATTGGATTGGAGCAAAAAAACAATTAAAAGTTATGATGAGATTGTGGAGCGGTATCTTAAAAGCTAA